A genomic segment from Aegilops tauschii subsp. strangulata cultivar AL8/78 chromosome 1, Aet v6.0, whole genome shotgun sequence encodes:
- the LOC109766815 gene encoding GDSL esterase/lipase At2g40250-like encodes MAPPSLAPAAALFLAALLLLSASPASAARPRSSSKAAAGPHDIPAVFAFGDSTLDPGNNNRLPTVVRADHAPYGRAFPAGVPPSGRFSDGKLITDYIVAALGIKDLLPAYHASGVTHANATTGASFASGGSGLDDMTAHAVMVSTFSSQIADFQQLLSRIGEPQAADIAAKSLFILSAGTNDVTMNYYDLPFRALEYPTIDAYHDYLISRYQSYIQSLYKLGARRFIVAGMPPVGCLPMQKSLRGQQPPLGHGCVDLQNEEVQRYNAKLQQALAALEAASAGASISYVDTYAPLMDMVAQPKKYGFTQTGQGCCGTGLLEMGAMCTGLLPQCKSPAQYMFFDAVHPTQAAYKAVADQIIKTHIEQFKN; translated from the exons ATGGCGCCACCAAGCCTAGCCCCCGCCGCGGCGCTCTTCCTCGCCGCGCTCCTCCTCCTGTCCGCCTCCCCGGCGTCCGCGGCGAGGCCGCGCTCCTCCTCCAAGGCGGCAGCCGGGCCGCACGACATCCCGGCCGTGTTCGCGTTCGGCGACTCCACGCTGGACCCGGGCAACAACAACCGGCTGCCGACGGTGGTGCGCGCCGACCACGCGCCCTACGGCCGCGCCTTCCCGGCCGGCGTGCCCCCCTCGGGCCGCTTCTCTGACGGCAAGCTCATCACCGACTACATCGTCGCCGCGCTCGGCATCAAGGACCTGCTCCCGGCGTACCACGCCAGCGGGGTCACCCACGCCAACGCCACCACCGGGGCCAGCTTCGCGTCCGGCGGGTCCGGCCTCGACGACATGACCGCGCATGCCGTCATGGTCTCCACGTTCTCGTCGCAGATCGCCGACTTCCAGCAGCTCCTCTCCCGCATCGGCGAGCCGCAGGCCGCCGACATCGCCGCCAAGTCCCTCTTCATCCTCTCCGCCGGCACCAACGACGTGACCATGAACTACTACGACTTGCCGTTCCGCGCCCTCGAGTACCCCACCATCGACGCCTACCATGACTACCTCATCAGCCGCTACCAGTCCTACATCCAG AGCCTGTACAAGCTGGGGGCGCGGAGGTTCATCGTGGCCGGCATGCCGCCGGTGGGGTGCCTGCCGATGCAGAAGAGCCTGAGGGGGCAGCAGCCGCCGTTGGGGCACGGGTGCGTGGACCTGCAGAACGAGGAGGTGCAGCGGTACAACGCCAAGCTGCAGCAGgcgctggcggcgctggaggcgGCGAGCGCCGGCGCCAGCATCTCGTACGTGGACACGTACGCGCCGCTCATGGACATGGTGGCGCAGCCCAAGAAGTACGGGTTCACGCAGACGGGGCAGGGGTGCTGCGGCACGGGGCTGCTGGAGATGGGGGCCATGTGCACCGGCCTGCTGCCGCAGTGCAAGTCGCCGGCGCAGTACATGTTCTTCGACGCGGTGCACCCCACGCAGGCCGCCTACAAGGCCGTCGCCGACCAGATCATCAAGACCCACATCGAGCAGTTCAAGAATTAG
- the LOC109766814 gene encoding uncharacterized protein produces MPPLLRGVVSGRLRRSLCTAAASIPPWAMVDRGTLMKKSEGSVSFSFARAPAVSYVTIPIFGRAFMSKPPPDGRVYSDMLRSRVLAASGHGFLLLGTLKSRYRAHPLSGLDLPAEVLLKVAPLELLYRKFTRFVCNPVSVQLFRLPEFEEAERTLSFTDGMAGMGLLTQADGDGPNRAPKRYAAAQLTEVDGGRRLLLRRFSSETGDWDEQVLPSPLPPQRRMHLGHEVLDFGGRLWWVDVSWGAVCVDPFSVRPELCPVELPPDSMLPNQQGETEMEQLVQRRHMGVSAGRLRYAEIDPLHIRSFVLDDDQSGRWTLEHQVSVPDLWRNGGNAKATPSIAAIDPLDNDALHLSVDKIHVSLDMLGRTITKSSVCTDESQMASGSYLPCVLPSFLWSSPIPGKNKTLDMAKNTTLADVLVRSDRQQTK; encoded by the exons ATGCCGCCGCTCCTCCGCGGCGTCGTGTccggccgcctccgccgctccctctgcaccgccgccgcctcgatcCCTCCATGGGCGATGGTGGACCGGGGCACCCTGATGAAGAAGTCCGAGGGGAGCGTCTCCTTCTCCTTCGCCCGGGCGCCCGCCGTCTCCTACGTCACCATCCCCATCTTCGGCCGGGCCTTCATGTCGAAGCCTCCCCCGGACGGCCGCGTGTACTCCGACATGCTCCGCAGCCGCGTCCTCGCCGCCAGCGGCcacggcttcctcctcctcggcacCCTCAAGTCCCGCTACAGGGCTCACCCGCTCTCGGGCCTGGACCTCCCCGCCGAGGTGCTCCTCAAGGTCGCCCCTTTGGAGCTCCTCTACCGCAAGTTCACGCGCTTCGTCTGCAACCCCGTCTCCGTCCAGCTGTTCCGCCTCCCGGAGTTCGAGGAAGCGGAGAGGACCTTGTCGTTTACAGACGGCATGGCGGGCATGGGCCTCCTCACCCAAGCCGACGGCGATGGTCCCAACCGCGCGCCCAAGAGGTATGCCGCTGCTCAGCTCACCGAGGTcgacggcgggcggcgcctcCTGCTGCGCCGGTTCTCCTCCGAGACAGGGGATTGGGACGAGCAGGTGCTGCCGTCCCCGCTGCCGCCTCAGCGGCGGATGCACCTGGGCCACGAGGTGCTGGACTTCGGAGGCCGGCTCTGGTGGGTGGACGTGAGCTGGGGCGCCGTCTGCGTCGACCCTTTCAGCGTCCGGCCGGAGCTCTGCCCCGTCGAGCTCCCTCCTGACAGCATGCTTCCGAACCAACAGGGCGAGACAGAGATGGAGCAGCTTGTGCAGCGCCGGCACATGGGAGTCAGCGCCGGCCGGCTGCGCTACGCCGAGATCGACCCCTTGCACATCAGGTCCTTCGTGCTCGACGACGACCAGAGCGGCCGCTGGACACTGGAGCACCAGGTGTCGGTTCCCGATCTTTGGCGCAATGGGGGCAACGCCAAGGCGACGCCTTCGATTGCTGCTATCGACCCGCTCGACAATGATGCTCTGCATCTCAGCGTGGACAAAATCCATGTCAGTTTGGACATGCTTGGGAGGACGATTACTAAGAGTTCTGTGTGCACTGATGAAAGCCAGATGGCGTCAGGTTCATATCTTCCATGTGTGCTTCCGTCGTTTCTCTGGTCAAGTCCGATTCCAG GCAAGAACAAAACTTTGGACATGGCGAAAAACACGACTTTGGCAGATGTTCTGGTTCGTTCAGACAGACAGCAAACGAAATGA